CGCTGCACGCCGGGTTGATTCCGATCCTGTGCGTGGGCGAGACCCTGGAGCAGCGCGAGGCCGGCCAGACTGAATCGGTCATCGCCGCGCAGCTGGCGCCGGTGCTGGCGCTGGTCGGCGTGCAGGGCTTCGCCAAGGCCGTGGTCGCCTACGAGCCGGTCTGGGCGATCGGCACCGGGCGCACCGCCAGCCCGGCCCAGGCGCAGGCGGTGCACGCGTTCATCCGTGGCGAAGTCGCCGCCCACGATGCTAGAATCGCTGATTCGCTGCCGCTCCTGTATGGGGGCAGCGTCAAGCCCGACAACGCCGCGGAGCTGTTCGCACAGCCGGATGTCGATGGAGGGCTGGTCGGCGGCGCATCGTTGGTCGCCGAGGAATTCCTGGCCATCGCGCGCGCGGCGGCCCGTTAACCGAACGGTCGCCGCGGTGGCGGCCGCTCGCTACTCAAGTCGTACTTAAGTCCGGACGGATTTCGAAATGCTGATGGTCATCCTCAATGTGGTCTACGTGCTGGTGGCGATCGCGATGATCGCGCTGATCCTGATGCAGCGCGGTTCCGGCGCGGCGGCGGGTTCGGGGTTCGGCGCGGGCGCGTCCGGCACCGTGTTCGGATCGCGCGGCGCGTCCAACTTCCTGTCCAAGTCGACCAAGTGGCTGGCGGTGGTGTTCTTCGCCATCAGCCTGTTCATGGCCTGGTATGCCGGCCACAGCGCGCGCCCGGCGGCCGAGGCCAACCTCGGCGTGATGTCGCAGGCCGCGACCCCGGCCCCGGCCGCGCCGGCCGGCGAGCTGCAGATCCCGCAGGCGCCGGCGTCGACCGCGCCGGCCGCCGCACCCGCCGTTGCGCCGCCCGCGCCGCAGGCGCCGGAAAATGCACAACAAAAGTCGCCTGCCCCGTCGCAGAAAGACTGAAGACGGTTACAATATGTTGCGCGGCGGGATGCCGCGCGCGATACGCAAGCCCAGGTGGCGGAATTGGTAGACGCACTACCTTGAGGTGGTAGCGACTTAGGTCGTAGGGGTTCGAGTCCCCTCTTGGGCACCATTGTTTGGCTACGGTTTCTACGCGGGAACGTCACGTCCCTGCCTGGAGAATCGTCTATCCCATGCCTGCGCGGCACGCGCGCGGGCACAGGCAAGAGAGAATTGCGAGTGCTGGCCGAATATTTGCCGACCCTGCTGTTTCTGATCGTGGCCACCGGAATCGGCGTCGCGCTGATGCTGGTGGGACGGTTCCTCGCTCCCCGGCGCCCGGACCTGAAGAAGCTCTCGCCCTACGAGTGCGGCTTCGAGGCGTTCGAAGACGCGCGCATGAAGTTCGACGTGCGCTACTACCTGATCGCGATCCAGTTCATCGTCTTCGATCTGGAAATCATCTTCATCGTGCCGTGGACGCAGGTGTTCATGGACCTGGGCGCTCGCTCCCTGGTCACCATGGGCCTGTTCGTCGGCATGCTGTTCCTCGGTTTTATCTACGTGTGGAAGAAGGGAGCGCTGGAATGGGAGTGATTCAGACCCTGGATCGCCTGATGACCAACCCGATCCCGGAAGGGCGGGTCGACGACATCCTGCGTCCCGAAGGCGAGAACCCGTTGCTCGAGAAGGGCTACGTGACCACCAGCGTCGATGCGCTGCTGAACTGGGCACGCACCGGCTCGATGTGGCCGATGACCTTCGGCCTGGCCTGCTGCGCGGTCGAGATGATGCACGCCGGCGCCGCGCGCCTGGACCTGGACCGCTACGGCGTGGTGTTCCGTCCGTCGCCGCGCCAGTCCGACGTGATGATCGTCGCCGGCACCCTGGTCAACAAGATGGCCCCGGCGCTGCGCAAGGTCTACGACCAGATGCCCGACCCGAAGTGGGTGATCTCGATGGGCAGCTGCGCCAACGGCGGCGGCTACTACCACTATTCGTACTCGGTGGTGCGCGGTTGCGACCGCATCGTGCCGGTGGACATCTACGTCCCGGGCTGCCCGCCGACCGCCGAAGCGCTGGTCTACGGCATCTTGCAGCTGCAGAAGAAGATCTGGCGAACCCAGACCATCGCGCGCTGATTCCTCTTACTTCTTAAGAGCACGCCAAGCCCCCATGGCAGAGCAAGCATCTTCCTTTAGCGACCGACTCGGCGCCCGTTTTCCCGGCAGCCAGGTGTTCGTGGTCCTCCCGCGTGGCGAAGTCACCCTGGAAGTGCCGGCCGACGCCTGGCACGCCACCTGCCTGGCGCTGCGCGACGAGTTCGGTTTCGAACAGTTGTCCGACCTGTGCGGCGTGGACTACCTGGGCTACGGCAGCGACGAGTGGGATACCGCCGACGTGTCGTCGCAAGGCTTCAGCCGTGGCGTCGAAGGCAAGGGCATGGGCCGTTTCGGTTGGGGCGAGTTCCCCAGCGGCGAGACCGCCGGCGACATCCAGCCGTTGCCGGTGCCGCTGCAGCGCTATGCGGTGCTGGCGCAGCTGATGTCCTACCGCCACAACCAGCGCCTGCGCGTGCGCTGCTATGCGCCGAACGAAGATCTGCCGGTGGTGGCCTCGGTCACCGACATCTGGCCGGGCGCGAACTGGTTCGAGCGCGAGGCGTTCGACCTGTTCGGCGTGGTCTTCGCCGGCCATCCGGACCTGCGCCGCATCCTCACCGACTACGGCTTCGTCGGCCATCCGTTCCGCAAGGACTTCCCGCTGATCGGCAACGTCGAAGTGCGCTACGACGAAGAGAAGCAGCGTGTGATCTACGAACCGGTGACCTCGGTGGAGCCGCGCGTCGGCGTGCCGCGGGTGATCCGCGACGATGCGCGCTACCAGACCGCCGCAGGCGAAGCACAGAAGGAGCCCGCCAAGTGAGCGAGTACCAGCAGGCGCACGATGGGTTCGCCAGCAGTCCTGCCGAGAGCAAGCAGGAGATCCGCAACTACACGATGAACTTCGGCCCGCAGCATCCGGCCGCGCATGGCGTGTTGCGCCTGATCCTGGAAATGGACGGCGAGACCGTGGTCCGCGCCGATCCGCATATCGGCCTGCTGCACCGTGGCACCGAGAAGCTGGCCGAGTCCAAGCCGTTCAACCAGTCGATCGGCTATATGGACCGCCTCGACTACGTGTCGATGATGTGCAACGAGCACGCCTACGTGCGCGCGATCGAGACCCTGATGGGGATCGAGGCGCCGGAGCGCGCGCAGTACATCCGCACCCTGTTCGACGAGATCACCCGCATCCTGAACCACCTGATGTGGGTCGGCTCCAACGGCCTGGACCTGGGCGCGATGGCGGTGATGCTGTACGCGTTCCGCGAGCGCGAAGAGCTGATGGACTGCTACGAAGCGGTCTCCGGCGCGCGCATGCACGCGACCTACTACCGGCCCGGCGGCGTCTACCGCGACCTGCCGGACCGCATGCCCAAGTACAAGGAATCGCGCTGGCACAAGGGCAACGCGCTGAAGCGGCTCAATGCCGCGCGCGAAGGGTCGATGCTCGACTTCCTGGAAGACTTCACCAGCACGTTTCCGGGTCGGGTCGACGAGTACGAAACCCTGCTCACCGACAACCGCATCTGGAAGCAGCGCACCGTCGGCATCGGCGTGGTCACCCCGGAGCAGGCCTATGGCTGGGGCATGACCGGCGCGATGCTGCGCGGCTCGGGCATCGAATGGGACCTGCGCAAGAAGCAGCCGTACGCCAAGTACGACGCGGTGGATTTCGACATCCCGGTCGGCACCAACGGCGACTGCTACGACCGCTACCTGGTGCGCGTGGCCGAGATGCGCGAATCCAACCGCATCATCCAGCAGTGCGTGAAGTGGCTGAGGGCCAACCCCGGGCCGGTGATGGTCGAGAACTTCAAGGTGGCGCCGCCCAAGCGCGCCGACATGAAGGACGACATGGAAGCGTTGATCCATCACTTCAAGCTGTTCAGCGAAGGCTATTGCGTGCCGGCCGGCGAGACCTACTGCGCGGTCGAAGCGCCGAAGGGCGAGTTCGGTTGCTACTTGTCTTCCGACGGCGCCAACAAACCGTTCCGCGTGCACCTGCGTGCGCCGGGCTTCGCCCATCTGTCGTCGATGGACGCGATCGTGCGCGGGCACATGCTGGCCGACGTGGTGGCGATGATCGGCACCTACGACCTGGTGTTCGGCGAGGTGGATCGATGAAGCCGGGACTCGGGACTCGGGACTCGGGACTCGGCGAAGCCGGGTCTGCGCTGGTCTTTTCTGTAAACGCGGTTGTTCTTTCTCATGGTTCGGACACTGCCGGACGCGGGCTCTTGCGAGTCCCCGGTCCCCAGTCCCGAGTCCCGGAGTTCCACGCATGAAAGCGACAGGTAATTTCGAAGCGGCGCGCGACGTCGATCCGATGGTGGTGCTGAGCGACAAGACGCGCGCGCACATCGATCACTGGCTGGCCAAGTTCCCGCCGGACCGCAAGCGCTCGGCCGTGCTGCAGGGCCTGCACGCCGCGCAGGAGCAGAACCAGGGCTGGCTGACCGACGAGCTGATCGCCGGCGTGGCCAAGTACCTGGAGCTGCCGCCGGTGTGGGCCTACGAGGTCGCCAGCTTCTACTCGATGTTCGAGACCGAGAAGGTCGGCCGCAACAACGTCGCCTTCTGCACCAACATCAGCTGCTGGCTCAACGGCGCCGAGGACCTGGTCGCGCATGCGGAGAAGAAGCTCGGCTGCAAGCTGGGCCAGTCCACCGCCGACGGTCGCGTCTACCTCAAGCGCGAAGAAGAATGCCTGGCCGGTTGCGCCGGCGCGCCGATGATGGTGATCAACGGCCACTATCACGAGCACTTGACCAAGGACAAGGTCGACGCGCTGCTGGACGGGTTGGAGTAACGGCAATGGCACAGCATCCCCACGCTCCCACCGGTCCGGTCGGCCCCGCGCCGCTGCCGCACCAGGTGGTGTACACCACGCTGCACTACGACATTCCGTGGTCGTACGAGAGCTACCTGAAGACCGGTGGCTACGCCGCCCTGCGCAAGATCCTCGAAGAGAAGATCGCGCCGGAGCAGGTGATCGAGATGGTCAAGCAGTCGAACCTGCGCGGCCGCGGCGGCGCAGGCTTCCCGACCGGCCTGAAGTGGTCGTTCATGCCCAAGGGCGCGCCGCAGAAGTACATCCTGTGCAACTCGGACGAGTCCGAGCCCGGCACCTGCAAGGACCGCGACATCCTGCGCTACAACCCGCATTCGGTGGTCGAGGGCATGGCCATCGCCTGCTACGCCACCGGCAGCACGGTGGCCTACAACTACCTGCGCGGCGAGTTCCACCACGAGCCGTTCGAACATTTCGAGCAGGCCCTGGCCGATGCCTACGCCAACGGCTGGCTGGGCAAGAACGTGCTCGGCAGCGGCGTGGACATCGACATCTACGGCGCGCTCGGCGCCGGCGCCTACATCTGCGGCGAAGAGACCGCGCTGATGGAGTCGCTGGAAGGCAAGAAGGGCCAGCCGCGCTACAAGCCGCCGTTCCCGGCCAACTTCGGCCTGTACGGCAAGCCGTCGACGATCAACAACACCGAGACCTACGCCTCGGTGCCGGCGATCATCCGCAACGGCCCGGAATGGTTCCTGGGCCTGAGCAAGACCAAGAACGGCGGACCGAAGATCTTCTCGGTGTCCGGCTGCGTGCAGAAGGGCGGCAACTTCGAGGTGCCGCTGGGCACCACCTTCGACGAACTGCTGGAGATGGCCGGCGGCCTGAAGCCGGGCCGCACGCTCAAGGGCGCAGTGCCCGGCGGCGTGTCGATGCCGGTGCTCAAGGCCGAGCAGCTCAAGGGCCTGCAGATGGACTACGACACCCTGCGCGCGCTGGGCACCGGCCTGGGCTCGGGCGCCATCGTGGTGCTCGACGACAGCGTGTGCTGCGTCAAGTTCGCCTGCCGCATCTCGCAGTTCTTCCACAAGGAATCCTGCGGCCAGTGCACCCCGTGCCGCGAGGGCACCGGCTGGATGCACCGCGTGCTGGAGCGCATCGTCGCCGGCAAGGCCACGATGGAAGACCTGCACCAGCTGAGGACGGTGGCCGGCCAGATCGAAGGCCACACCATCTGCGCGTTCGGCGAAGCGGCGGCATGGCCCATCCAGGGCTTCCTGCGCCAGTTCTGGGACGAATTCGAGTACTACATCGTCAACGGTCATTCGATGGTTGACGGCAAGAAGCTGGAGGCAGCCGCCGCATGAGCGCGCAACCCAACAATCCTGGCGCGACCCCGGCCGTGGTGCCGGAGGGACACGTGACCGTCGAGATCGACGGCCAGTCCCTGGTGGTGCCCAAGGGCTCGATGATCATCCAGGCCGCCGACAAGGCCGGGATCCCGATCCCGCGCTTCTGCTACCACGAGAAGCTGCCGATCGCGGCCAACTGCCGCATGTGCCTGGTCGACGTGGAGAAGTCGCCGAAGCCGTCGCCCGCGTGCGCCACGCCGGTGATGGACGGCATGAAGGTCGCCACGCGCAGCGAGAAGGCGCTGAAGTACCAGCGCAGCGTGATGGAATTCCTGCTGATCAACCACCCGCTGGATTGCCCGATCTGCGATCAGGGTGGCGAGTGCGAACTGCAGGACGTATCGCTGGGCTACGGCCGCTCGGTCAGCCGCTTCAACGAGCGCAAGCGCGTGGTGCCGGACGAGGACATCGGTCCGCTGGTCGCCACCGAGATGACCCGCTGCATCCAGTGCACCCGCTGCGTGCGCTTCACCGCCGACATCGCCGGGACCTACGAACTGGGCGGCATGTACCGCGGCGAGAACCTGCAGATCGGCACCTACGACGGCAAGCCGCTGACCACCGAGCTGTCCGGCAACGTGGTCGACGTGTGCCCGGTCGGCGCGCTGACCAACAAGGTGTTCCAGTTTCGCGCCCGTCCGTGGGAGCTGGTGGCGCGTGAGTCGGTGGGCTACCACGACGCGATGGGCTCCAACCTGTTCCTGCACGTGCGCCGCGGCGAAGTGCTGCGCACCGTGCCGCGCGAGAACGACGCGGTCAACGAATGCTGGCTGTCCGACCGCGACCGCTATTCGCACCAGGGCCTGTACGCCGAGGACCGCGCGTTGCGCCCGCTGCGCAAGATCGACGGGCAGTGGCGCGAAGTGCCGTGGGCCGAGGCGCTCGCCGCCGCCGCCGAGATCCTCAAGGCCAACCGTGGCGACGCGCTCGGCGTGCTCGCGCATCCGGCCACCTCGAACGAGGAAGGGGCGCTGCTGGCGCGTCTGGCCGACGGCCTGGACAGCGGCAACATCGACCATCGCCTGCACAACCGCGACTTCTCCGACGCCGCGCTGGCCGAACCGTTCGCCCTGCCGCTGGCGGAGATCGAACAGGCCGACGTGGTGGTGATCCTGGGCAGCAACCTGCGCCACGAACTGCCGCTGCTGCACGCCCGCATCCGCAAGGCGCAGATGCAGCGCCAGACCAAGGTGTATTCGATCAACCCGGTCGATTTCGATTTCGCCTTCAACCAGGCCGGCCGCCAGATCGTGGCGCCGTCCAGGTTCGCCGAGGCCCTGGCCGATGGCGCGCTGCGCGAGGCGGTGCAGGGTGCGACGGGGCGCACGGTGCTGATCGTCGGTGCGCTGGCCGAGAACCATCCGCAGGCGGCCGAACTGCGTGCCGCCGCGCGCGACTTCGCCGCGGCCACCGGCGCGGCGCTGTGCCGCATCCCGCAAGGCGCCAACGCGCTGGGCCTGGTGCGCTACGGCGTGCTGCCGCGTGCGCGCAACGCCGCGGCGATGCTGGCCGAGCCGCGCAGCGCGTATCTGCTGTACGGCGTCGAGCCGGGCCTGGACTTCGCCGACGCCGCCGCGGCGCGCACCGCGCTGGCCGGGGCCAAGGTGGTGGCGTTCAGCCATTTCGCCTGCGCCTCCACCCGCGACGTGGCCGACGTAATCCTGCCGATCGGCGCATTGCCGGAGATCGAGGCGACGCTGACCAACCTCAGCGGCAGCGAGCAGCGCACCCGTGCCGGCGGCAAGCTGCCGGGCGAGGCCCGTGAGGGCTGGCGCGTGCTGCGCGCGCTCGGCGGCGAACTGGGCCTGGGCGGTTTCGAATTCATCGACCTGGCCGGGCTGCGCGCCGGGCTGCAGCCGGTCGAGGTCGCCGCGGCGGCGTCGGCGCAGCCGGCGCGGCAGGACGACGGTCTGGAACTGGCGGCGAGCCCGGCGATCTACCGCACCGATGCGGTGGTGCGGCGCGCCCAAGCGCTGCAGCAGCATCCGCTGAACCAGGCGCCGAGCCTGGCGCTGCACCCGGACGACGCCGCCCGGCTCGGCCTGGCCGCAGGGCAGGTGGTCAAGGTCGGTACCGCGGCGGGCAGCGCGACGCTGCCGCTGGTGACGGACAAGCGGGTCGCGCCGGGCGCGGCCTGGGTTGAAACGGGCCACGGCGCGACCGCGCCGCTGGGTGCCGGTCGGGTGACGGTGGTGGCTGCATGAACGAGATGCTGTTGAACGTGGTCGACCCGCTGCACCAGTGGTTCGTCGGCCTGGGCGCGATCGGCGTGATCCTGTGGATCGTGCTGAAGATCCTGCTGATCGCCATGCCGGTGATCATCTCGGTGGCGTTCTACGTGGTCTGGGAGCGCAAGCTGATCGGCTGGATGCACGTGCGCCACGGGCCGATGTACGTGGGCATGGGCATCTTCCAGGCCTTCGCCGATGTGTTCAAGCTGCTGTTCAAGGAGATCATCCAGCCCAGCAGCTCGCACAAGGCGATGTTCGTGATCGCGCCGCTGATCACCCTGGCGCCGGCGTTCGCGGCCTGGGCGGTGGTGCCGTTCGACGCCAAGCTGGTGCTGTCCAACGCCAATGCCGGCCTGCTGTACCTGCTGGCGATGACCTCGCTGGGCGTGTACGGCATCATCCTGGCCGGCTGGGCGTCCAACTCCAAGTACGCGTTCCTGGGCGCGATGCGCTCGGCCGCGCAGGTGGTCAGCTACGAGATCGCGATGGGCTTCGCCCTGGTCGGGGTGATGATCGCCGCCGGCAGCCTCAACCTGAGCACGATCGTGGCCGCGCAGGCCGGCAACTCCGGCTTCTTCGACTGGTTCCTGGTGCCGCTGTTCCCGCTGTTCATCGTGTACTGGGTGTCCGGCGTGGCCGAGACCAACCGCGCGCCGTTCGACGTGGTCGAGGGCGAGTCGGAAATCGTCGCCGGGCACATGGTCGAGTATTCCGGCGGCGCGTTCGCGCTGTTCTTCCTGGCCGAATACGCCAGCATGATCCTGGTCAGCTTCCTGGTCTCGATCTTCTTCCTGGGCGGCTGGCTGAGCCCGATCCAAGGCTGGGTCACGGCGGACATCTCGCCGTGGGTCAACTGGATCTGGACCGGCGGCTGGCCGTGGCTGCTGATGAAGGTGTTGTTCTTCGCCAGCGCCTACATCTGGTTCCGCGCCAGCTTCCCGCGCTACCGCTACGACCAGATCATGCGGCTGGGCTGGAAGGTGTTCATCCCGCTGACGATCGTGTGGATCGCGGTGACGGCATTGATGGTGTTCTACGGCGTGATCCAGAAGGGCGTGTAAGCGATGAATAAAGTCACCCATTACTTCAAGAGCCTGCTGCTGCTGGAGCTGCTCGGCGGCCTGTGGCTGACCCTGAAGTACACGTTCCGTCCCAAGTACACCGTGCTGTACCCGATG
This sequence is a window from Xanthomonas sp. CFBP 8443. Protein-coding genes within it:
- the secG gene encoding preprotein translocase subunit SecG, which codes for MLMVILNVVYVLVAIAMIALILMQRGSGAAAGSGFGAGASGTVFGSRGASNFLSKSTKWLAVVFFAISLFMAWYAGHSARPAAEANLGVMSQAATPAPAAPAGELQIPQAPASTAPAAAPAVAPPAPQAPENAQQKSPAPSQKD
- the nuoH gene encoding NADH-quinone oxidoreductase subunit NuoH, which gives rise to MNEMLLNVVDPLHQWFVGLGAIGVILWIVLKILLIAMPVIISVAFYVVWERKLIGWMHVRHGPMYVGMGIFQAFADVFKLLFKEIIQPSSSHKAMFVIAPLITLAPAFAAWAVVPFDAKLVLSNANAGLLYLLAMTSLGVYGIILAGWASNSKYAFLGAMRSAAQVVSYEIAMGFALVGVMIAAGSLNLSTIVAAQAGNSGFFDWFLVPLFPLFIVYWVSGVAETNRAPFDVVEGESEIVAGHMVEYSGGAFALFFLAEYASMILVSFLVSIFFLGGWLSPIQGWVTADISPWVNWIWTGGWPWLLMKVLFFASAYIWFRASFPRYRYDQIMRLGWKVFIPLTIVWIAVTALMVFYGVIQKGV
- the nuoF gene encoding NADH-quinone oxidoreductase subunit NuoF; its protein translation is MAQHPHAPTGPVGPAPLPHQVVYTTLHYDIPWSYESYLKTGGYAALRKILEEKIAPEQVIEMVKQSNLRGRGGAGFPTGLKWSFMPKGAPQKYILCNSDESEPGTCKDRDILRYNPHSVVEGMAIACYATGSTVAYNYLRGEFHHEPFEHFEQALADAYANGWLGKNVLGSGVDIDIYGALGAGAYICGEETALMESLEGKKGQPRYKPPFPANFGLYGKPSTINNTETYASVPAIIRNGPEWFLGLSKTKNGGPKIFSVSGCVQKGGNFEVPLGTTFDELLEMAGGLKPGRTLKGAVPGGVSMPVLKAEQLKGLQMDYDTLRALGTGLGSGAIVVLDDSVCCVKFACRISQFFHKESCGQCTPCREGTGWMHRVLERIVAGKATMEDLHQLRTVAGQIEGHTICAFGEAAAWPIQGFLRQFWDEFEYYIVNGHSMVDGKKLEAAAA
- a CDS encoding NADH-quinone oxidoreductase subunit A — its product is MLAEYLPTLLFLIVATGIGVALMLVGRFLAPRRPDLKKLSPYECGFEAFEDARMKFDVRYYLIAIQFIVFDLEIIFIVPWTQVFMDLGARSLVTMGLFVGMLFLGFIYVWKKGALEWE
- a CDS encoding NADH-quinone oxidoreductase subunit B — its product is MGVIQTLDRLMTNPIPEGRVDDILRPEGENPLLEKGYVTTSVDALLNWARTGSMWPMTFGLACCAVEMMHAGAARLDLDRYGVVFRPSPRQSDVMIVAGTLVNKMAPALRKVYDQMPDPKWVISMGSCANGGGYYHYSYSVVRGCDRIVPVDIYVPGCPPTAEALVYGILQLQKKIWRTQTIAR
- a CDS encoding NADH-quinone oxidoreductase subunit C, whose translation is MAEQASSFSDRLGARFPGSQVFVVLPRGEVTLEVPADAWHATCLALRDEFGFEQLSDLCGVDYLGYGSDEWDTADVSSQGFSRGVEGKGMGRFGWGEFPSGETAGDIQPLPVPLQRYAVLAQLMSYRHNQRLRVRCYAPNEDLPVVASVTDIWPGANWFEREAFDLFGVVFAGHPDLRRILTDYGFVGHPFRKDFPLIGNVEVRYDEEKQRVIYEPVTSVEPRVGVPRVIRDDARYQTAAGEAQKEPAK
- the nuoG gene encoding NADH-quinone oxidoreductase subunit NuoG, with product MSAQPNNPGATPAVVPEGHVTVEIDGQSLVVPKGSMIIQAADKAGIPIPRFCYHEKLPIAANCRMCLVDVEKSPKPSPACATPVMDGMKVATRSEKALKYQRSVMEFLLINHPLDCPICDQGGECELQDVSLGYGRSVSRFNERKRVVPDEDIGPLVATEMTRCIQCTRCVRFTADIAGTYELGGMYRGENLQIGTYDGKPLTTELSGNVVDVCPVGALTNKVFQFRARPWELVARESVGYHDAMGSNLFLHVRRGEVLRTVPRENDAVNECWLSDRDRYSHQGLYAEDRALRPLRKIDGQWREVPWAEALAAAAEILKANRGDALGVLAHPATSNEEGALLARLADGLDSGNIDHRLHNRDFSDAALAEPFALPLAEIEQADVVVILGSNLRHELPLLHARIRKAQMQRQTKVYSINPVDFDFAFNQAGRQIVAPSRFAEALADGALREAVQGATGRTVLIVGALAENHPQAAELRAAARDFAAATGAALCRIPQGANALGLVRYGVLPRARNAAAMLAEPRSAYLLYGVEPGLDFADAAAARTALAGAKVVAFSHFACASTRDVADVILPIGALPEIEATLTNLSGSEQRTRAGGKLPGEAREGWRVLRALGGELGLGGFEFIDLAGLRAGLQPVEVAAAASAQPARQDDGLELAASPAIYRTDAVVRRAQALQQHPLNQAPSLALHPDDAARLGLAAGQVVKVGTAAGSATLPLVTDKRVAPGAAWVETGHGATAPLGAGRVTVVAA
- a CDS encoding NADH-quinone oxidoreductase subunit D, which codes for MSEYQQAHDGFASSPAESKQEIRNYTMNFGPQHPAAHGVLRLILEMDGETVVRADPHIGLLHRGTEKLAESKPFNQSIGYMDRLDYVSMMCNEHAYVRAIETLMGIEAPERAQYIRTLFDEITRILNHLMWVGSNGLDLGAMAVMLYAFREREELMDCYEAVSGARMHATYYRPGGVYRDLPDRMPKYKESRWHKGNALKRLNAAREGSMLDFLEDFTSTFPGRVDEYETLLTDNRIWKQRTVGIGVVTPEQAYGWGMTGAMLRGSGIEWDLRKKQPYAKYDAVDFDIPVGTNGDCYDRYLVRVAEMRESNRIIQQCVKWLRANPGPVMVENFKVAPPKRADMKDDMEALIHHFKLFSEGYCVPAGETYCAVEAPKGEFGCYLSSDGANKPFRVHLRAPGFAHLSSMDAIVRGHMLADVVAMIGTYDLVFGEVDR
- the tpiA gene encoding triose-phosphate isomerase, with translation MRRKIVAGNWKLHGNRHFATALVQEVAAGLPAAGVEVVILPPLPYLGDLIEDFEGHALRFGAQDVSSNEKGAYTGEVSAAMLVDVGAEYGLVGHSERRQYHAESSELVARKFAAALHAGLIPILCVGETLEQREAGQTESVIAAQLAPVLALVGVQGFAKAVVAYEPVWAIGTGRTASPAQAQAVHAFIRGEVAAHDARIADSLPLLYGGSVKPDNAAELFAQPDVDGGLVGGASLVAEEFLAIARAAAR
- the nuoE gene encoding NADH-quinone oxidoreductase subunit NuoE; this translates as MKATGNFEAARDVDPMVVLSDKTRAHIDHWLAKFPPDRKRSAVLQGLHAAQEQNQGWLTDELIAGVAKYLELPPVWAYEVASFYSMFETEKVGRNNVAFCTNISCWLNGAEDLVAHAEKKLGCKLGQSTADGRVYLKREEECLAGCAGAPMMVINGHYHEHLTKDKVDALLDGLE